In Topomyia yanbarensis strain Yona2022 chromosome 2, ASM3024719v1, whole genome shotgun sequence, one DNA window encodes the following:
- the LOC131679920 gene encoding uncharacterized protein LOC131679920: protein MRDKQPGQQARLEKTSKIYKLSPYLDEAGVIRSDGRISAATVAASDTKFPVILPKAHPVTRLLVEWYHQRFLHANGETVVNEVRQRFHISQLRPFVRKVTKECALCKVKKPGLATPRMAPLPAARLQAYVRPFSYVGVDYFGPIGVRVNRSIAKRWVALFTCMTTRAIHLKVAHTLSTESCKMAIRRFIGRRGAPVEIRSDRGTNFVGSSNELKQEMGIIERQLAETFTNANTKWVFNPPGSPHMGGAWERLVRSVKTALAAMESSRTPNEETLATLLVEAESVVDSRPLTYIPLETAQQEALTPNHFLLMNSSGVTQTPKTLTDPRQPCRNDWNLCRTMVDQFWRRWVREYLPTIARRTKWFEETKPIEVGDSVIIVEEKISNGWIRGRVAKVVVGRDG, encoded by the coding sequence ATGCGGGACAAGCAGCCGGGACAACAGGCGCGGCTGGAGAAAACCAGCAAAATATACAAACTGTCTCCGTACTTGGACGAAGCAGGTGTTATTCGTTCTGATGGAAGGATATCTGCTGCGACCGTCGCCGCGTCTGACACTAAGTTTCCAGTAATATTGCCGAAAGCCCATCCAGTGACTAGACTGCTGGTTGAATGGTACCACCAACGATTTCTTCACGCCAATGGCGAGACTGTCGTGAACGAAGTGAGACAGCGTTTCCACATATCGCAGCTGCGCCCGTTCGTGCGTAAGGTGACTAAAGAGTGCGCCTTGTGTAAAGTCAAGAAGCCAGGTCTGGCGACACCCCGAATGGCTCCACTCCCGGCGGCCAGGTTGCAGGCGTACGTACGTCCATTTTCCTACGTAGGCGTCGACTATTTCGGACCGATCGGCGTGCGGGTGAACCGAAGTATTGCAAAACGATGGGTAGCTCTGTTCACGTGTATGACCACACGAGCAATCCATCTCAAAGTCGCTCACACACTTTCAACGGAATCTTGCAAGATGGCGATCAGGCGTTTCATCGGACGCAGAGGAGCACCTGTGGAGATCCGCAGCGACAGGGGCACAAATTTCGTGGGATCGAGCAACGAACTTAAGCAGGAGATGGGCATAATCGAGCGCCAGCTTGCCGAAACGTTCACCAACGCGAACACGAAATGGGTGTTTAACCcacctggatcacctcacatggGTGGCGCCTGGGAGCGTCTAGTGCGGTCGGTGAAAACCGCTCTTGCTGCAATGGAGTCCTCTCGAACGCCGAACGAAGAAACGCTGGCAACGTTGCTAGTGGAAGCTGAGAGTGTGGTCGATTCGAGACCGCTAACATATATTCCTCTGGAGACGGCGCAACAGGAGGCTCTAACACCGAACCACTTTCTTCTAATGAACTCGAGCGGCGTAACGCAGACTCCGAAGACGCTTACGGATCCAAGACAACCCTGCAGGAACGACTGGAATCTATGCCGTACAATGGTAGATCAGTTTTGGCGCCGGTGGGTGCGAGAATATCTTCCTACCATCGCACGTCGTACCAAGTGGTTTGAGGAGACGAAACCGATCGAGGTAGGAGATTCGGTGATCATCGTGGAGGAGAAGATAAGCAACGGATGGATTCGAGGACGTGTAGCCAAGGTCGTGGTGGGCCGAGATGGGTGA